The Thermococcus sp. genome segment TTTAAAGCCCAAAAACCATACCATACCTTGAGATGAAGCGGGCAGTGACCATCAAACTCCAGCCGAGCAAAGAGCAGGAGAAAACCCTCTTCCAGTTAGCCGACGCTGGAGCCAGAGTCTGGAACCGAGTTAATTATCTAAGACGACAAGAGTTCTTCGAGGGCAAGCCAGTGGACTTCAACAAGACAGAGAAATCCGTTTATGAGGAATTCAAAAAGGAAATCGGTTCCGCAACCGTTCAACAAATAGCCAGGAAGAACGCCGAAAGCTGGAGAAGCTTCTTCTCCCTTCTTCGAAAGAAGCGGAACGGAGAACTGCCCGAGTGGCTCAAACCAAGACCACCGAACTACCTGAAAGAAAACGGGAGGAGAAAACCATTAATCGTCCTCAGGAACGACCAGTATCGGATTGAGGGTAACAGGTTAATCCTTAAAGGCCTCGGAAAATTCAAACGCCTTGAAGTCCAGTTCAAGGGAAGGGTTCATCTGAAAGGAAAGCAGGGAAGGTTGGAGATAACTTATGACCCCGTTAAGCGAAAATGGTATGCTCACGTGAGCTTCACGGTGGAAGAAAAACTAATCAAGGACGAGTGGGTTAAAGTCCCGAGGGAACCATTGGGGAACCTTTCGGCGGGAATAGACCTCGGAGTGAACAACCTGATGGCAGTCTACGTTGAGAGTGGGGAGAGTTTCTTAGTCAATGGAAGACCGTTAAAGAGCATTGCCTTTTACTGGCAGAGAAGAATAGCCGAATACCAGTCAAAACTCAACAAGTCAGGAGCCAAAAGTAGCAGGAAGCTCAAGAGAATGCACGGGAAGGCTAAACTTCAGGCGAGGCATTACATTAACACTGCCGTGAGGCAGACCGTTGAGAAGCTCTACCGTCTCGGAGTTTCGAGGATTGTCGTGGGTTACCCGAAGGGGATTGTCAGAGACTCTGACAGGGGTAAAAAGCAGAATTTTCTCCTCTCTCACGTCTGGCGGTTCAACACGATGATTCAGCGCCTCAAGGAGGTCGCTGAGGAGTATGGTATCAAAGTTGTGGTTGTGAATGAGGCTTTCACGTCTAAGCTTTGCCCCGTCTGCGGGAAGCCCCATAAGGGGGCGAGGTTTGTTCGGGGATTGTTTAAGTGTCCCGCAGAGGGGCTTGTCTTCAACGCCGACCTCGTTGGAGCTTTCAACATCCTGAAAAAGATGGTGGAAACGATAACCCCGAGCCGTCCAGCCCTTGCTGGCGGTAGGGGTAACTGGCTCAAGGCCGAGCCAGAGGGGTTCTCCGAACCCTCTTCAAAGGGGGTGATGATGGTTACCCCTCAAACCTCCCTGCACTTGGCGAGGGGTTAACTCGTTGGAACCCTAGCCCTTTAGGGCGGGGAGGAGGTCAGGTAGTACGCAATGAGTACCAGAATCAGGGGCCTTAGCTCCCTACGATTGGGCAGGAGTTCAAACATGTCGTGGTTTCTGCCGTTAAAACG includes the following:
- a CDS encoding transposase — its product is MKRAVTIKLQPSKEQEKTLFQLADAGARVWNRVNYLRRQEFFEGKPVDFNKTEKSVYEEFKKEIGSATVQQIARKNAESWRSFFSLLRKKRNGELPEWLKPRPPNYLKENGRRKPLIVLRNDQYRIEGNRLILKGLGKFKRLEVQFKGRVHLKGKQGRLEITYDPVKRKWYAHVSFTVEEKLIKDEWVKVPREPLGNLSAGIDLGVNNLMAVYVESGESFLVNGRPLKSIAFYWQRRIAEYQSKLNKSGAKSSRKLKRMHGKAKLQARHYINTAVRQTVEKLYRLGVSRIVVGYPKGIVRDSDRGKKQNFLLSHVWRFNTMIQRLKEVAEEYGIKVVVVNEAFTSKLCPVCGKPHKGARFVRGLFKCPAEGLVFNADLVGAFNILKKMVETITPSRPALAGGRGNWLKAEPEGFSEPSSKGVMMVTPQTSLHLARG